A stretch of the Neofelis nebulosa isolate mNeoNeb1 chromosome 1, mNeoNeb1.pri, whole genome shotgun sequence genome encodes the following:
- the HAVCR2 gene encoding hepatitis A virus cellular receptor 2 isoform X1, producing MVSQLSFDCVLLLLLPLLTRSLEVEYIVEVGQNAVLPCTYSPATPENLVPVCWGKGSCPMFECHSMVLSTDGRNLKYQTSNRYQLKRNFHKGDVSLTIENVTLADSGTYCCRIQFPGLMNDKKSNLELVIKPAKVTPARPTRRDFGTAFPRMLTTKGCGSETRTLEALHDKNQTQIPTLANALQDSAVTTRIGIYIGVGISAGLTLILIIAALILTWYSYSKEKLQNSSLVTLANVAPSGLANTVAEGMHSEENIYIIEENIYEIEDPYEYYCYVSSEQLS from the exons GGTCTTTGGAAGTGGAATACATAGTTGAAGTGGGTCAGAATGCTGTTCTGCCCTGCACCTACTCTCCAGCCACTCCTGAGAATCTTGTGCCTGTCTGCTGGGGCAAGGGATCCTGTCCTATGTTTGAATGTCATAGTATGGTGCTCAGCACAGATGGAAGGAACTTGAAATATCAGACATCCAACAGATACCAGCTAAAGAGGAATTTCCACAAAGGAGATGTGTCCTTGACTATAGAGAATGTGACTCTAGCTGACAGTGGGACCTATTGCTGCCGGATTCAATTCCCAGGCCTAATGAATGATAAAAAATCAAACCTGGAGTTGGTCATCAAACCAG CCAAGGTCACCCCTGCTCGGCCTACACGCAGAGACTTCGGTACAGCCTTTCCAAGGATGCTCACCACCAAGGGATGTGGCTCAG AGACACGGACACTGGAGGCCCTCCATGATAAAAATCAAACT CAAATACCCACATTGGCTAACGCATTACAAGACTCTGCTGTGACCACCAGAATAGGCATCTACATTGGAGTGGGGATCTCTGCTGGGCTGACTCTCATTCTTATCATTGCTGCTTTAATTCTCACAT GGTATTCTTATAGCAAAGAGAAGTTACAGAATTCAAG CCTTGTCACTTTGGCCAACGTCGCTCCCTCAGGGTTAGCAAATACAGTAGCAGAAGGAATGCACTCAGAGGAAAACATCTATATCATTGAGGAGAACATATATGAAATAGAAGATCCATATGAATACTACTGCTATGTCAGCAGCGAGCAACTATCCTGA
- the HAVCR2 gene encoding hepatitis A virus cellular receptor 2 isoform X2, with amino-acid sequence MVSQLSFDCVLLLLLPLLTRSLEVEYIVEVGQNAVLPCTYSPATPENLVPVCWGKGSCPMFECHSMVLSTDGRNLKYQTSNRYQLKRNFHKGDVSLTIENVTLADSGTYCCRIQFPGLMNDKKSNLELVIKPETRTLEALHDKNQTQIPTLANALQDSAVTTRIGIYIGVGISAGLTLILIIAALILTWYSYSKEKLQNSSLVTLANVAPSGLANTVAEGMHSEENIYIIEENIYEIEDPYEYYCYVSSEQLS; translated from the exons GGTCTTTGGAAGTGGAATACATAGTTGAAGTGGGTCAGAATGCTGTTCTGCCCTGCACCTACTCTCCAGCCACTCCTGAGAATCTTGTGCCTGTCTGCTGGGGCAAGGGATCCTGTCCTATGTTTGAATGTCATAGTATGGTGCTCAGCACAGATGGAAGGAACTTGAAATATCAGACATCCAACAGATACCAGCTAAAGAGGAATTTCCACAAAGGAGATGTGTCCTTGACTATAGAGAATGTGACTCTAGCTGACAGTGGGACCTATTGCTGCCGGATTCAATTCCCAGGCCTAATGAATGATAAAAAATCAAACCTGGAGTTGGTCATCAAACCAG AGACACGGACACTGGAGGCCCTCCATGATAAAAATCAAACT CAAATACCCACATTGGCTAACGCATTACAAGACTCTGCTGTGACCACCAGAATAGGCATCTACATTGGAGTGGGGATCTCTGCTGGGCTGACTCTCATTCTTATCATTGCTGCTTTAATTCTCACAT GGTATTCTTATAGCAAAGAGAAGTTACAGAATTCAAG CCTTGTCACTTTGGCCAACGTCGCTCCCTCAGGGTTAGCAAATACAGTAGCAGAAGGAATGCACTCAGAGGAAAACATCTATATCATTGAGGAGAACATATATGAAATAGAAGATCCATATGAATACTACTGCTATGTCAGCAGCGAGCAACTATCCTGA